The genome window GAACTGGATCGCTGGCTCCAAACGCAGACGCTGCTGCCTGAGAACGTCCATGCGGCGTATGACGGGCTGGTGTTGGGGCTGTAGGGATGGGGATCGTCGACGAGCGGTTTTAGGCGAACAGATAACATAGAGGTGCCATCAATAATGATGGCAGTGTTTTGTGTTAGAGCATGACTTAGCCTGATAGTCGGTGAGGCGCTGTGAGCGGAATCGCAAGCCTTACTGTGAGAGAACGAAATGGCGTATTGAATGGCTCAGTGACCATGAACAGTCAATCCTACCAGCCGGGTCACAATAGGGCGGACAATCAGTATGCAAACAAAAGCGGCTGGCATGGCAACCTGATAGGCATTCATCACATTTTCCATGTAATGTGGCCCCATGCCAAATTCGGCCAGAATGATGACCAGACACATCAGAAATGCCATGATGGTCGCCATATAAAGAGCAAATACGTAGGGTAAAGATCGCTTAGGGAAGCGGAATCGCGGGGTATTTTTGGCAATAGCATTAGTCATCAAGTTATCCTGGTTAACAACGGTGAGTGAAACGGTTGCTAACCTACCAAGCTAACCAGGATGGTAGTAGAGCAGCTATGCTTTAATCATTATTAAATAAAAGTAACGAATCAAGCATTGGGGATAATATGGATGTGTTAGGGCTGATTAGCAATTTTATCCGCGTGGTGGAGAACGGCAGTATCGCGGCGGCGGCACGAGCTAAAGGTATGAGTCCGGCGGCGGTAAGCCAGAGTCTTTCTCGGCTTGAGACACATTTGGGCGTGCGCCTGATATCGCGTACCACTCGTAGCATGACATTAACCGAAAACGGTAAACGCTATTTCGAGAAAGTACGTCATATTCCACATGATATCGAGCTCGCCTCGCAGGCTGCTGCGAGTGAGACCAAACTGCAAGGTCCGCTTTGCATCGCGACGACTGCCGCGTTTGGTCGGTACGTTATCGCTCCACTGATGCCGGCTTTCAAAGCGTCTTTCCCCGATATTGATATCGAACTGATTAGTACCGATCGCAACGTCAACCATCGGTTGGAAGGCGTTGACGTCAGCATCCGCATCGAGGCACAGCTGAACGATCAACTGATTGCCAGAAAAATCGCATCGCTGCCATTTGTCTTCTGCGCGGCCCAGGCTTATCTGGATCGCGCGGGCACCCCTCAGACTCCCGAAGAACTTAGCCAGCACGCCTGCCTGGTTTTCCGCTATCCCACCGATGGACGTTTTCTTCCCTGGACATTTATGGTCAACGGGCAACCTGTTAACGTGAAGCTTAACCCTAAATTCATCAGTGATGATATTGATATCATTGCAAAAATAGCCGCAAACGGAGGCGGCGTGACCCGTCTGGCAAGCTTTGTTGCCCAGCCGTTGATAGACAGTGGCAAACTCACGCCTTTGTTCTGCTCAGACCGCAGTAACGGTAACCACGTAGAGTCTCTACCGATGAATATTTACGCCTGTGTCAATGAACGTTCTGCACTGAATTCAAAGGTAAGAGCATTTATCGCGTTTTTAGAAGCTGAGATTTAAGACGAGGACGTGGTGATTTTCTGGGTGAATACAGTTAAATGCAGGCTCAGTGCTGGGCTGGTTTCTTTGAGTTAGTGGCCTGTAGTGTCGTTATGTGTGGAGTAGTTCCACACATAACAGGGCTAAAAATCCACATTTTGGAATAGGTTTTTCGAGATAATGCATCGAAATGATTGTGATAAATTTATTGATTCAACTGATGTTTTTTATTGTTTTTAGAGATGTTTCCAGACGTCAGTTGAGATGATTAAACATGACGGCTAAATCTAGTTCCTCTGAGTCCGAACTAAAATCGCTGTTCCAGAACCTTCTCAAGCTTGCTTACCGCCGCACTAAATTTGGCCGGATTTTTAGCATGTAAGGCCGCTAAATTATGCTGTTTCCAACGAATAGCGGGAAGATGTTGAATATCAGGATAGCGATATAGCGACCAGTCAGGGGTGTTTTGCTTATAGCTCAGTAAAAACTGTTTATCCTGAGCAGTAAAGTGAGATCTCAATGCTTGCGGCAGTAAAATCGTCACTGACAAAAGCGATTCCAGCGACGTTGCCTGTTGCGTCATACCCGAAAATTCTTGTTGGTACAGTGTGGTGATACGTGCAATGTCCCAGTTTGGTGCCAGTAGTTCGGTGATGGGACGGGGATGACCAGCCAGATAGCAAAGAAAGCCATCAAAGAGTTCACGTGTGAGGCCCGGTTTCTCCAGCATATTTAGCACGTCAAACAGATCGCGTGGATGCTGGCGATCGAGCGCAGCGCAGATTTTACCGCCGTAAAGATCTGCCAGTGAAACGACATTCATAGTGGTAAAGCCGAATTCCATTTCCACCTGCTCGCATACTGGCATTTCTGCTGGAGGCAACAGCAATCCACGCCAAACCGGGCTGACTTCAATCTTTATCTGCGCATCAGCGGTGTTAACGATGATGCGCTTTTCATCTGCTTTATTATCCTGTCGAATTGCGGTGATCCCCGGCCTGCCGTTCAGCGATTCGGTAATGTGCATCAAGGCATCGTCAATAGCGACTAGATCGGTATCACGATCTATGAAGGTTTGATAAACCAGATCGATATCTACTGATAGGCGAGGGAAATCCTGCACAAACAGATTGATAGCTGTGCCGCCTTTCAGCGCGAAGCAGGGCTCTTTCGCTACATGCGGCAGGGCAGTCATTAATAGCCTGACCTGTTGGGCATAAATATCACGCTGATCCATCTTCGATTCCTTTCGATTTAAATTCCCTGGGAACGGTGATTTGGTAATCCGGTTCCAGCCAGCCGCCGGGGACAATTTGCCTCTTTCCAGCGCCTATTTCTATACCACTTTTATCGAGATACTGAAAATAAGGATGCCCATTACGCTGGGCAAGGTAGAGCATCACCCGGTTGGTTTTTACCGAACGACTGGTGGAAAGCAGCGCCTGTAATCTACGCGGGCTTAGAAGGTGTAGACCCTGAAATAATGCATCGGCATGCTCAAATGATATTTGTGTGGGAACGCCACTGGCGATTTCATACGCGGCAAGCTCTGGAACGCTGCCAGTCAATCGCCGGTCGCCGATTTTTAGCTCTGTCGTGAATGGCATCACATCAACCGACAGGCCTGATGTGTAGATAACGACAAAGGTGGCGGATTTTTCAAAGGCGGCGAACCACACCGGTAGCGTAATGTACGCCGGGAGCGTGAGCCAGATTTGAGGTTTACCCAGTTCGGTATAGTGGGAATAACCTTGTAGCGCAATGCTCGTCAGTCCTGCTACCCGTATTGGTTTTTCCCATTGGGTTTGCAGGCAGTAAACCGCATCTACCCAATCCGGTTCTCGGCCCGTCCGGCAGTAAACGCCGTGCGCGATCCGCCTGAGCCAGCCGTTTTGGACATAGACGTAAGAGAGCTTACGATCTATGCCGTTGCGGGTAAGCCATGATTGGAGCAACACCTGACCGGGCAGCGTGTTTTGCATTAGCCAGTTTAGATAATTAGTCAAATGTCGCCTTTTAATAGACAATTGTGAAAATTATTAAACCATCTTAGGTTTGTCCGTTCTGCATAACAAGACTGAGTTTGATTATTTTGATATATGTCGCTTTTAAATCGACATCTTGTTGAAAATATAAACCATGGGTTGAGCCGAGAAAGTAAGGCCAAAGGTATTCGGTCGGTTTAAACCCCTTGCGGCGCATCGCCGATGGCGCTATCGTTTACCCGCACCTGCAAAATCAGGTGCCGGGATTGGTCTCCTGAAATATACCTTACTGGCGGCATAGGACGCGCTCGCGTCTTTTTTTATGTCGTACGCACGGCTACATCTCAATGGTGGGCCGGGCGGAGGCACCGCAAGGTGCGCCGGTGTCCAGTAAGGCCGGTAAGACCAACTCCGTCCGGTTCCACCACCAGAAGATTGGTCTCTTCGGTGGTGGTTCAAATAATCACTTACTGGAGGCTGCCTTATGGCTACGATCACTACCCACACTCACCCATTACTGACCGTTTCTTTTAGCGCCAAAACGGATTTCATCACGCTGGCCGATCACTGCGAACGCCTCGCCGAAACCTTGACGGAAACCCACGACCCAGCGTTAAAGCTGGCGCTATGTGACAGGCTGGCGGCTTGTCTTGCACTGCTGAGGCCGACGCTGAATGAACCCATTCCACCACATCTGACCGAACGCCTCACCGTGAATACGTTGCCTGCGGATTCTCCTTGTGCTGAACACGATTCCGAACTGCTCTGTGATTACAGCTTTGCACTGGCTCAACTGATGGTGGGTTACGTGCTGCCGCAGGGGATTTCACACCCGTTAACGGTGTTGCTGGGGGAACTGGTTCGCTCTTTTGCTGCTGGGCTGAAAGCACCGCGCTGGGTGCGCACCGCAGACGGCGTGACGTTTATTGATGAGGTGGCCGAATGAATGAGCAAGACTGGCATCCCGCCGATATTATTGCGGCTCTGAAAAAGCGGGGAACATCACTGTCGGCGGTTTCACGTAACGCCGGGCTGGCTTCTTCCACGTTGGCAAATGCGCTGAAAAGGCACTGGCCTAAAGGCGAACGGCTGATTGCGGAAGCGTTGGGTTCATCACCTGAACACGTCTGGCCGTCACGTTATCGTGAATAACCGAATACCGTTCACTGGGGAATTTGATTCCCCAAAAGCAAAAACCCGCCTTTTGGGCGGGTTCTCTGAATTAGTGGTGCCCGGACTCGGACAAACGCCGGAGGCGTTGAACAGCGCGCTTGTCGCGCTGGCCCTGAAAGGGTGAGTCGCTTACGGCGAATAATCGAACGGTGTTCGATGGAGAGTCCATACGCCAGAAACGAAAAACCCCCGCCAAAGGCGAGGGTTAAGAATAAGTGGTGCCCGGACTCGGACAAACGCCGGAGGCGTTGAACAGCGTGCTTGTCGCGCTGGCCCTGAAAGGGTGAGCCGCTTGCGGCGAATAATCGAACGACGTTCGATGGAGAGTCCGAATCTCCCAAAAGCAAAAACCCGCCTTTTGGGCGGGTTCTCTGAATAGTGGTGCCCGGACTCGGAATCGAACCAAGGACACGAGGATTTTCAATCCTCTGCTCTACCGACTGAGCTATCCGGGCAACGGGGCGCATTAAACCGTATTGGCCGCACGGCGTCAACGGGTTTATCAACGAAAGCGCGCAAAACCCTGCTGACTGCCGACTTTTCAGCCAAAATGCGGGCTTTACCGCATTTTGTGCCTGAAATCAGGTGAGTGCGCCGTTTTTGCGGCACAGCGCAAAGCGTAACACATCTTCTGCCAGCCGCTGGGCAGTGGCGATGCTGGCGGCCTGATGCTTGACCAGCAGGTTGCTCAGGCAGCCTTCCAGAATCAATTCCATCTGCTGCGCGACCATTTCGGGATCGTCGGTTTCCAGCTCTTCCAGCAAGTCGCGGGTGTACTGATAAGACGCCAGCTTCTGCTGTTCCGCAATCTGGTGGATAGGGTGATTGATATCAGGGAAGAAGCTGCACGCCGCAATAAACAAGCAGCCCGGATAACGCTGTTTGTTCACCGACTCATGCAGCACCTGATAGCGTGCCAGCAGCTTCTGCTCGATGCTTTTCTCGTCGTCCAAGAGAAGCTGACGCCGCCAGGTATCAACCTGTTGGCTATGGTGGCGCAGGCCGTCGTACAGCAGCGCCTCCCGATCCGGCCAGAATGGCGTCAGTTCCTCTACCGGAATCCCCAGTTTTTCCGCCAGCATATCCAGCGTCGTCATGGCAAATCCGTGCTGCTCCAGCAGAGTAAGCGCATGTTCAAGAACGTCTTCCCGTTGCATTAGGTCTCCTCCAGAAGCACATATAGGTATACCCGTCATACTTCAAGTTGCATGTGCGTTGGCTTCGCTCAGTCACCCGAATCACTTACCGATGTAAGCTCATCGGGATGCCTTCTATTGCCGCCTGCCTGAAACTCGAATTATTTAGGGTATATATCGTCGTTTATGGGCTGAACTTCTGCAAATGTGCCTGAAATTGTTCAGCGTTCATAAAACCGGTGACGCGCGAGCCGGGGATTTCTTTCCCCTGAGCGTCAAAAAAGACGATGGTCGGCAGCCCTAAAACCTGTAGCTTTTTCAGCAGCGCGTTTTGTTCTTCGCGGTTAGCGGTGACGTCCGCCTGTAGCAGCGTGATGCGCGACAGATGGTTTTGCACCGCCGGGTCGCTGAACGTGTATTTCTCGAACTCTTTGCAGGCTACGCACCAGTCAGCGTAAAGATCGAGCATAACAGGCTGAGCGCTCTTTGCCAGCGCGCTGTTGAGATCGGCAATATTGGCGACAGGGGCGAAGTTCAATGCTGAGGTATGAGCTTGCGCCACGCCAGCCGGAGGAAATACCCAGTCCTGCAGCGGTTTGGCGCTGATCACCACACCTGCCAGCAGCAGCAGCTGTACGCCTCGCATCCAGCCTTTGCTGCTGCGCAGCGTCAGCATAAGCGCCCAGCCGAAGAAGGCGATACCCAGTGCGCTCCACAGCCGCATTCCCCACGTTTCGCCCAGAATGCGTTCCAGCAGGAAGACGGGCAGTGCCAGAATAATGAAGCCAAATGCTTCCTTAACATACTGCATCCACGGGCCGCTGCGGGGCAGTAGTTTGTTGCCGAACAGTGTGACCAGAATGAGCGGTAAGCCCATCCCGAGCGCGTAGAGATAAAGCGTGCCGCCGCCTGCCAGCATGTTGCCGCTCTGGGCAATGTAAAGCAGGATAGCGCTGAGCGGGGCGGTGGTGCAGGGGGAACAAATTAGCCCCGCCAGCGCGCCCATGCAGAATACGCCGGTGACGGAGCCGCCTTGCTGACGGTTGCTCCACTCTGTCAGTCGGGTTTGCACCGATGACGGGAGCTGGAGCGTATACAGGCCAAACATGGACAGCGCCAGAACGGCAAACATCACCGACAGGCTAATCAGAATGTACGGATGTTGGAGCGCCGCCTGAAAGCGTAATCCGGCGGCGGCAACAACCAGCCCGAGCAGCGTGTAGGTCAGCGCCATGCCCTGAACGTAGGTCATCGATAGCAGCAGCGTGCGGCGCGGCGTCAGCTGTTCTTTTCTGCCCAGCACCAGGCTGGCAATTAGCGGGTACATCGGCAGGACGCAAGGGGTAAATGCAACGCCGATACCAATCAACAGCGCCCACCACGGCGAGAACGGCATCGGCGTGGCCTGGGGCGGTGCCGTCTGGGCTGATGTGGTATTCGAGGTATCCGTGCCTGCGTTAGCCAGCACTTGGCTGAGAGGAACGACGCGCGTTTCCGGCGGATAGCAGAAACCGGCATCGGCGCAGCCCTGATAGGTGACTTTAACCGTCGCGCCGTTGTCGGCCTGTTGAATCGGAACCGTTAGCGCCAGCCGATCCCGCAGGATAAATACCTGACCGAAGAACTCGTCGTTATGGCTTTCGCCCTGCGGCAGCTCCACATTGCCAAGCGTGGCACCGTTTCCTTCGATCTTGATTTGTGCGCGGTACAGGTAGTAATCGGGATGGATATCCCAGCGCAGGTTGAGCTGGTTATCCTGCTGCTGAAACTCAAAGGCGAAAGCGCCATCGACCGGCAGAAAGCGTGATGTCGTGCTGTTGCCAAACAGTTTCTGACCGAAAGAAGAAGCGGCCACACTGGAGGTGCCGAAAGCCGTCCATAACAGGAAAATCAGCGTAAAGATGCGTTGAGCCATGTCAGATAATCGCTATCGCCCCCGGATACCGGCAGGACTAACAGCTCCGGCGTATCGTAAGGGTGTTGTTGTTTCAGGTGAGTCAGCAGCGCTTGCTGATGTGAGATATCGCTTTTTATCAGCATTTGTACTTCTGATTGCTGTTCGAGCTTGCCTTCCCAGTAGTAGAGCGAACGTGCGCCGGGCAGCAGGGTGACGCAGGCGGCAAGCCGCGCTTCCAGCAGCGAGTCGGCAAGCCGTTGCGCGCAGGCGTCGTCAGGTGCGGTACACAATATGACGACAGCATCGCAAAGCGGGCGGTCAGACATCACATCCTCCGTGTCAGATGAACAAATTCCAGACAACCAGAGCCACACTATACCTTGCTTTATTGTTTGAAGGGAATGAACTGCGCGGGGGGAATGAGGCGGATCGACGAGTTAAGCCGATCCGCAGGGGACTGCCTAAAAGGCAATCGTTAGATCAGGATGCTGCCGAGGATGAAGCCAAATATCACCGACAGCGTAATCGCCAGCACGCCGGGAATCAGGAAGGAGTGGTTAAACACAAACTTGCCGATGCGCGTTGAGCCGGTGTCGTCCATCTCTACGGCGGCCAACAGAGTCGGGTAGGTCGGCAGAACGAACAGGGCGGAAACGGCCGCGAAAGACGCCACTGCCGTGACCGGAGACACGCCCAGCAGCAGTGCCGCAGGCATCAGTGCTTTCGCCGTTGCCGCCTGAGAGTAAAGCAGCGTGGCGGCGAAGAACAGCACAACGGCCAGCATCCACGGGTAGCTTTGCAGCAGCGCGCCTGCGGTATCCTGAATATCGGAAATGTGCGCTTTAACAAAGGTATCGCCCAGCCAGGCCACGCCCATCACGCAGATACAGGCGCTCATGCCGGACTTAAACGTGCTGGCAGAGAGGATGCGCGCGGTGTCGATTTTGCAGGTGATGCAAATCAGCGTGGCGATGGTCAGCATAAAGACCACAATCGCTTCGTTACGCGGCAGAACCGGATTCTGAATCAGCCCAACCGTACCGCTGATCGCCGTGGCATACAGTACGACAGCGACGATGCCGATCAGAAATAGCATCACGGAAAGTTTGGCGCCCGGTTTGATCTCATGCTGGCTATTACCGCGCAGCGTGGTTTCGCCTTTTCTCAGACGTTCCTGATAAATCGGATCGTCTTTCAGCTCTTTGCCTAAGAAGTTGGTCACAATTGCCGTCAGCAGGATTGCCGCCAGCGTGGTAGGAATGCAGATGCCTAACAGCAGCAGATAGCTGACGCCGTGCGGCTCAAGAATACCCGCGACAAACACCACCGCTGCCGAGATTGGCGACGCGGTAATGGCGATTTGCGAGGCGACAACGGCGATAGAGAGCGGACGAGAAGGGCGAATACCCTGCTCTTTGGCGACTTCGGCGATAACCGGCAGAGTGGAAAACGCGGTGTGTCCAGTCCCGGCCAGAATCGTCATGAAGTAGGTGACCAGCGGGGCGAGAAAGGTGACGTATTTCGGGTGTTTACGCAGCAGTTTCTCCGCCAGACTGACCAGATAATCCATTCCGCCCGCCACCTGCATCGCAGCGATGGCGGCGATAACGGCCATGATAATTTCAATGACATCAAAAGGGATGACGCCGGGCTTTATCTGAAACCCCAGCGTAAGAACAAGCACTCCCAGGCCACCGGCGAAACCAATGCCGATGCCTCCCAGTCGTGCCCCCAAATAGATGGCGAGCAGAACGATAAACAACTCAAGACCAAGCATGACTATGCTCCTTAATTACATAATAAAAAATTCATAACTTATTCTTATGGCCGTAGACGGCAAAAAATAAAGGCACGCTGTTCTTCGTGAACGGACGTGCCTGTTGGAATTAGATGTCGGTGTTAGGGAAGCTCGTTTTCATCGGTGTAGCGTTTGGCTTTGTACGCCGGATGCATCAGGTTCTGGATGGAGAAAATGTCATCCAGCTCGGCTTCGGTCAGCAGGCCGCGCTCCAGTACGACTTCACGCACGCTTTTTCCCGTTTCCGCGCAGATTCTGCCGACGATATCGCCGTTGTGGTGGCCGATGAACGGGTTCAGGTACGTCACAATTCCGATGGAGTTGAAGACGTAGGCTTCGCAGACGCTCTTGTTGGCGGAGATGCCGTTGACGCATTTCTCCAGCAGGTTGTAGCAGGCGTTGGTCAGAATGTGGGTCGATTCAAACATCGCCTGACCGATAACTGGCTCCATCACGTTTAACTGTAATTGCCCGGCTTCTGACGCCATCGTGACGCAGGTGTCGTTACCGATGACCTTGAAGCACACCTGATTGACGACTTCCGGCACGACCGGGTTAACCTTGGCGGGCATGATTGAGGAACCTGCCTGTAGCTCTGGCAGGTTGATTTCATTCAGACCAGCACGGGGGCCGGAAGAGAGCAAACGCAGGTCATTACAGATTTTCGACAGCTTCACGGCCAGCCGCTTCAGCGAGCTGTGCACCATGACATAGGCGCCACAGTCTGACGTGGCTTCGATCAAATCTTCCGCTGGCACACACGGCAGGCCGCTGACTTCTGCCAGACGCTGCACTGCCAGTTGCTGATAGCCGTCCGGCGTGTTCAGACGCGTACCGATGGCGGTCGCGCCCAGATTGACTTCAAGCAGCAGTTCCGACGTGCGCAGCAGGTTTTTGATTTCTTCCTGCAACAGCACGTTAAACGCATGAAATTCCTGGCCGAGCGTCATCGGCACTGCGTCCTGCAACTGGGTACGACCCATCTTCAGCACGTCTTCAAATTCTTTGGCTTTACGCTCGAAGCCATCGCTCAACTTCGCTATCGCCTCGGTTAGCTTCAGGACGGACGCATAGACCGCGATACGAAATCCGGTGGGGTAGGCATCATTAGTAGACTGACATTTGTTCAGATGATCGTTGGGATTCAGGTACTGGTATTCGCCTTTCTGGTGGCCCATCAGTTCCAGACCAATATTGGCTAATACTTCGTTGGTATTCATATTGACCGACGTGCCAGCGCCCCCCTGATAGACATCTACCGGAAACTGATCCATGCATTTTCCGTTATTCAGCACTTCGTCACAGGCGCGGATGATGATGTCGGCGATTTTTTTCGGGATAGTTTGCAGTTCTCTGTTCGCCAACGCCGCCGCTTTCTTCACCATGACCATGCCGCGTACGAACTCGGGAATGTCACTGATTTTATTGTTGCTGATATAGAAATTTTCGACGGCGCGCAGCGTATGAACGCCATAATACGCGTCTGCGGGAACTTCTCGGGTGCCTAACAGGTCTTCTTCAATACGGATGTTTTCTGACATGAGAGTGCCTATCCTGTTGTGCGGCTAGTGATGCAACTAGACGCTGTGGGCTGGTGTGTCGGGCGGCGTTATCGTGGGAAACTGTTATCTCAGAAAACGTGCTCTCTCAGGCAAACAGTGTGACCCTGGATAAACCGTCTTATCTCGGCAATAGTCTCGGGATGTTTGACCAACCAAGTATCCATTGCCGTGAGGATATGTCGTTATGAAAGCGAAAAACAGGTGTTTAGATCACTATACTGGCGTTCTCTACCACTACAGTAAATGAACTGTGACTGTAGTCACGAGTCACTATTTTAGAACAATATTCGTGGGGCGGCGGCATTGAAAATGTGCAAGGCCGTCCCCATTTAAGTCACTCATGATGTGCCAGATCGCAGAGCAGGGCGCGCATTTTACCTAATCCATTGGTAGTAAAGTCGATGGGCAGTAACGCGTACTGGGTTTTCAATCGCGATGGGCTTAACACGTTCTTATTCACACACGTTTTTATTAAAACAGTACGCGTAAAACACACAGGAGAACCGGGTGCGCTGGTTACCGTTATTACTTATTTTTCTTTTGGCTTACATCGAGATATCGCTGTTTATTCAGGTGGCTGAGGTGCTGGGCGTCGCTATGACCCTGCTGCTGGTGGTCTTCACGTCCTGCGTGGGGGTCTCACTGGTGCGAAATCAGGGGATGAAGACGCTGGTGCAGATGCAGCAGAAAATGGCAGCAGGTGAAAGCCCGGCGGCTGAAATGGTAAAAAGCGTGTCACTGGTGCTGGCAGGCTTTCTGCTCCTGATTCCGGGTTTCCTGACTGACTTTCTGGGGCTACTGCTTCTGTTGCCACCGGTGCAAAAAAGCCTGACGCTCAAACTGATGCCTCACCTACATATCTGGCGTTCCGGCTCCGGCGCGTCGTCGTCCTCTGGTGGTAACACCTTTGAGGGTGAATACCAGCGCAAGGATGGCGGGAGCGCAAATATTGAACATCGGGACGATCGTGACGACCGTTAACGTCACGATGAACTGAAAAACAGATAAGGATTATCATATTGATAATCCTTATTTTTTATCTGCTGTTTGCGACAAGTGGCCGCCTAACGCAAAAAAAATGAATTTTCTCCCTTGAAGGGCGGTGAAACGTCCCCACTTAGAACACCACAAGGCCAATGATGAAAAGCATAAGCAAAACATCGTCGGCGTTTATCCTAAACCGATATGGACTTTCTCAAAGGAGAGCTATCAATGAATATTCGTCCATTGCATGACCGCGTGATCGTCAAGCGCAAAGAAGTCGAGTCAAAATCTGCTGGCGGTATCGTACTGACTGGTTCCGCTGCTGGTAAATCTACCCGCGGTGAAGTTCTGGCCGTAGGTCACGGACGTATCCTAGAAAATGGCGAAGTGAAGCCGCTGGATGTGAAAGTTGGCGACATCGTTATTTTCAATGATGGCTATGGCGTGAAGGCAGAGAAGATCGATAACGAAGAAGTGTTGATC of Pectobacterium carotovorum contains these proteins:
- a CDS encoding protein-disulfide reductase DsbD, which gives rise to MAQRIFTLIFLLWTAFGTSSVAASSFGQKLFGNSTTSRFLPVDGAFAFEFQQQDNQLNLRWDIHPDYYLYRAQIKIEGNGATLGNVELPQGESHNDEFFGQVFILRDRLALTVPIQQADNGATVKVTYQGCADAGFCYPPETRVVPLSQVLANAGTDTSNTTSAQTAPPQATPMPFSPWWALLIGIGVAFTPCVLPMYPLIASLVLGRKEQLTPRRTLLLSMTYVQGMALTYTLLGLVVAAAGLRFQAALQHPYILISLSVMFAVLALSMFGLYTLQLPSSVQTRLTEWSNRQQGGSVTGVFCMGALAGLICSPCTTAPLSAILLYIAQSGNMLAGGGTLYLYALGMGLPLILVTLFGNKLLPRSGPWMQYVKEAFGFIILALPVFLLERILGETWGMRLWSALGIAFFGWALMLTLRSSKGWMRGVQLLLLAGVVISAKPLQDWVFPPAGVAQAHTSALNFAPVANIADLNSALAKSAQPVMLDLYADWCVACKEFEKYTFSDPAVQNHLSRITLLQADVTANREEQNALLKKLQVLGLPTIVFFDAQGKEIPGSRVTGFMNAEQFQAHLQKFSP
- a CDS encoding transcriptional regulator, coding for MQREDVLEHALTLLEQHGFAMTTLDMLAEKLGIPVEELTPFWPDREALLYDGLRHHSQQVDTWRRQLLLDDEKSIEQKLLARYQVLHESVNKQRYPGCLFIAACSFFPDINHPIHQIAEQQKLASYQYTRDLLEELETDDPEMVAQQMELILEGCLSNLLVKHQAASIATAQRLAEDVLRFALCRKNGALT
- a CDS encoding anaerobic C4-dicarboxylate transporter; amino-acid sequence: MLGLELFIVLLAIYLGARLGGIGIGFAGGLGVLVLTLGFQIKPGVIPFDVIEIIMAVIAAIAAMQVAGGMDYLVSLAEKLLRKHPKYVTFLAPLVTYFMTILAGTGHTAFSTLPVIAEVAKEQGIRPSRPLSIAVVASQIAITASPISAAVVFVAGILEPHGVSYLLLLGICIPTTLAAILLTAIVTNFLGKELKDDPIYQERLRKGETTLRGNSQHEIKPGAKLSVMLFLIGIVAVVLYATAISGTVGLIQNPVLPRNEAIVVFMLTIATLICITCKIDTARILSASTFKSGMSACICVMGVAWLGDTFVKAHISDIQDTAGALLQSYPWMLAVVLFFAATLLYSQAATAKALMPAALLLGVSPVTAVASFAAVSALFVLPTYPTLLAAVEMDDTGSTRIGKFVFNHSFLIPGVLAITLSVIFGFILGSILI
- a CDS encoding helix-turn-helix transcriptional regulator; translated protein: MNEQDWHPADIIAALKKRGTSLSAVSRNAGLASSTLANALKRHWPKGERLIAEALGSSPEHVWPSRYRE
- a CDS encoding LysR family transcriptional regulator, with product MDVLGLISNFIRVVENGSIAAAARAKGMSPAAVSQSLSRLETHLGVRLISRTTRSMTLTENGKRYFEKVRHIPHDIELASQAAASETKLQGPLCIATTAAFGRYVIAPLMPAFKASFPDIDIELISTDRNVNHRLEGVDVSIRIEAQLNDQLIARKIASLPFVFCAAQAYLDRAGTPQTPEELSQHACLVFRYPTDGRFLPWTFMVNGQPVNVKLNPKFISDDIDIIAKIAANGGGVTRLASFVAQPLIDSGKLTPLFCSDRSNGNHVESLPMNIYACVNERSALNSKVRAFIAFLEAEI
- a CDS encoding nucleotidyl transferase AbiEii/AbiGii toxin family protein, whose amino-acid sequence is MDQRDIYAQQVRLLMTALPHVAKEPCFALKGGTAINLFVQDFPRLSVDIDLVYQTFIDRDTDLVAIDDALMHITESLNGRPGITAIRQDNKADEKRIIVNTADAQIKIEVSPVWRGLLLPPAEMPVCEQVEMEFGFTTMNVVSLADLYGGKICAALDRQHPRDLFDVLNMLEKPGLTRELFDGFLCYLAGHPRPITELLAPNWDIARITTLYQQEFSGMTQQATSLESLLSVTILLPQALRSHFTAQDKQFLLSYKQNTPDWSLYRYPDIQHLPAIRWKQHNLAALHAKNPAKFSAAVSKLEKVLEQRF
- a CDS encoding DUF2798 domain-containing protein — encoded protein: MTNAIAKNTPRFRFPKRSLPYVFALYMATIMAFLMCLVIILAEFGMGPHYMENVMNAYQVAMPAAFVCILIVRPIVTRLVGLTVHGH
- the cutA gene encoding divalent cation tolerance protein CutA → MSDRPLCDAVVILCTAPDDACAQRLADSLLEARLAACVTLLPGARSLYYWEGKLEQQSEVQMLIKSDISHQQALLTHLKQQHPYDTPELLVLPVSGGDSDYLTWLNASLR
- a CDS encoding type IV toxin-antitoxin system AbiEi family antitoxin domain-containing protein, which codes for MTNYLNWLMQNTLPGQVLLQSWLTRNGIDRKLSYVYVQNGWLRRIAHGVYCRTGREPDWVDAVYCLQTQWEKPIRVAGLTSIALQGYSHYTELGKPQIWLTLPAYITLPVWFAAFEKSATFVVIYTSGLSVDVMPFTTELKIGDRRLTGSVPELAAYEIASGVPTQISFEHADALFQGLHLLSPRRLQALLSTSRSVKTNRVMLYLAQRNGHPYFQYLDKSGIEIGAGKRQIVPGGWLEPDYQITVPREFKSKGIEDGSA
- a CDS encoding ash family protein; the protein is MVGRAEAPQGAPVSSKAGKTNSVRFHHQKIGLFGGGSNNHLLEAALWLRSLPTLTHY